A single window of Candidatus Methylomirabilota bacterium DNA harbors:
- a CDS encoding ABC transporter ATP-binding protein, with translation MLKLEAVDAFYGDLQALFGVSLEVRDREIVALVGANAAGKTTTIRVISGLLAPPRGRVLFGGDDLARVAAHRRVDLGIVQVPEGRRLFPFMSVMENLLLGAHPERARPERGRALDYVFALFPVLAERRGQLAGSLSGGEQQMCAIGRALMARPRLLMLDEPTLGLAPLLVRQIFETVRTINADGMTVLLVEQNVRQALTVAHRACVLESGRLVLDGPARDLLRDDRLRRAYLGL, from the coding sequence TTGCTCAAGCTTGAAGCGGTCGACGCCTTCTACGGCGATCTGCAGGCGCTCTTCGGGGTCTCCCTGGAAGTGCGGGACCGGGAGATCGTCGCGCTGGTCGGCGCCAACGCCGCCGGCAAGACGACGACGATCCGCGTCATCTCGGGCCTGCTGGCACCGCCGCGCGGTCGTGTGCTGTTCGGGGGGGACGACCTGGCCCGGGTGGCCGCTCACCGCCGCGTGGACCTGGGCATCGTACAGGTGCCCGAAGGGCGCCGGCTGTTCCCCTTCATGTCGGTGATGGAGAACCTCTTGCTCGGCGCTCACCCCGAGCGCGCCCGGCCCGAGCGTGGCCGCGCCCTGGATTACGTGTTCGCGCTGTTTCCCGTCCTGGCCGAGCGCCGGGGGCAGCTGGCCGGCTCGCTCTCGGGTGGCGAGCAGCAGATGTGCGCCATCGGCCGCGCCCTCATGGCCCGGCCCCGCCTCCTGATGCTCGACGAGCCGACGCTGGGCCTGGCCCCGTTGCTGGTCCGGCAGATCTTCGAGACCGTCCGCACCATCAACGCCGACGGGATGACCGTGCTGCTGGTCGAGCAGAACGTGCGCCAGGCCTTGACGGTCGCCCACCGGGCTTGCGTGCTGGAGAGCGGGCGCCTCGTCCTCGACGGTCCGGCCCGCGACCTGCTGCGCGACGACCGCCTCAGGCGCGCCTACCTGGGTCTGTGA
- a CDS encoding class I SAM-dependent methyltransferase gives MKPHPILPGYYADETQRRRFLTRMFNETATHYDRINGIMAFGWGIWYRRWILRRVGLRPGARLLDVAVGTGAVAGAAVRIVGSPGRVVGIDPSPGMLAEARRKLPIPLVQGLAEQLPFRAGQFDFVSMGYALRHVSDLKHTFGEYVRVLRPGGTLLILDFACPRSRLGRGLGRLHVNHLGPLVARLLSRRREAQTLMRYCWDTVEHLVPADTILTAMANAGFEVVNATVRFGLLSEYLGRTPSHRGGGP, from the coding sequence ATGAAGCCCCATCCCATCTTGCCCGGGTACTATGCCGACGAGACGCAGCGTCGCCGCTTCCTCACCCGGATGTTCAACGAGACGGCCACCCACTACGACCGCATCAACGGGATCATGGCCTTCGGCTGGGGCATCTGGTACCGGCGCTGGATTTTACGGCGCGTGGGGCTGCGACCGGGCGCCCGCCTCCTCGATGTCGCCGTGGGAACCGGCGCCGTCGCCGGCGCCGCCGTCCGGATCGTGGGATCGCCCGGCCGCGTGGTCGGGATCGACCCGAGCCCCGGCATGCTGGCCGAAGCCAGGCGGAAGCTTCCGATCCCGCTCGTCCAGGGCCTCGCCGAGCAACTCCCCTTCCGCGCGGGCCAGTTCGACTTCGTCAGCATGGGATACGCGCTGCGCCACGTCTCCGACCTCAAGCACACCTTCGGCGAATACGTCCGCGTGTTGCGGCCCGGCGGCACCCTGCTGATCCTGGACTTCGCCTGCCCGCGCTCTCGGCTGGGTCGCGGCCTGGGACGGCTTCACGTCAATCACCTGGGCCCGCTCGTCGCCCGGCTGCTGTCGCGCCGTCGCGAGGCGCAGACGCTGATGCGGTATTGCTGGGACACCGTCGAGCACCTGGTGCCCGCGGACACGATCCTCACCGCCATGGCCAACGCCGGGTTCGAGGTCGTCAACGCCACGGTCCGGTTCGGGTTGCTGAGCGAGTATCTCGGTCGCACACCGTCGCACCGCGGCGGCGGCCCGTGA
- a CDS encoding Zn-dependent hydrolase encodes MKIERSRLEHSIQTLGRIGETARGGLTRLALSDDDKRARDQMVAWMREARLSVTVDQMGNIFGERPGAGALPPVVIGSHVDSVPTGGKYDGQLGVLCGLEVIRALDQHGVRTRHPVTLAIFTNEEGARFQPAMIASGVMAGKISLEDAYNARDKDGRRLLDELERIGYLGSEPCVARPLRAYLELHIEQGPFLEEEGLSVGVVEGIVAISWSRLTVHGVQDHAGPTPMRSRHDALVAAAEVITGVRRLAKDLGPDTVTTVGNLTVQPNIVNAIPGRVVLSIDIRDPRDETLARARPMLDRLVKEACEREGVRWELEHYWQVPYTAFDPGVVTVVERAARAAGARYRRIRSGAGHDAQYMAAIAPAGMIFVPSHDGRSHCEEEFTPMDDIEHGANTLLLAAVDLAGRADTAGQD; translated from the coding sequence ATGAAGATCGAGCGAAGCCGCCTCGAGCACTCCATCCAGACGCTGGGCCGCATCGGCGAAACCGCGCGGGGCGGCCTCACCCGCCTGGCGCTCAGCGACGACGACAAGCGGGCCCGCGACCAGATGGTGGCGTGGATGCGGGAGGCCCGGCTGAGCGTGACCGTCGATCAGATGGGCAACATCTTCGGCGAGCGCCCCGGCGCGGGCGCGCTGCCGCCCGTCGTCATCGGCTCCCACGTGGACTCGGTGCCGACCGGCGGCAAGTACGACGGTCAGCTGGGCGTGCTGTGCGGGCTGGAGGTGATCCGCGCCCTCGACCAGCACGGGGTGCGCACGCGCCATCCGGTGACGCTGGCGATCTTCACCAACGAGGAGGGCGCCCGCTTTCAGCCGGCCATGATCGCCAGCGGCGTCATGGCCGGCAAGATCTCGCTGGAGGACGCCTACAACGCCCGCGACAAGGACGGCCGGCGCCTCCTGGACGAGCTGGAGCGGATCGGCTACCTGGGATCCGAGCCCTGCGTGGCGCGACCCCTGCGGGCCTATCTCGAGCTGCACATCGAACAGGGCCCCTTCCTCGAAGAAGAGGGCCTGTCGGTCGGCGTGGTGGAAGGCATCGTGGCCATCTCGTGGTCGCGCCTGACTGTCCACGGGGTGCAGGACCACGCCGGCCCCACCCCGATGCGCAGCCGCCACGACGCCCTGGTGGCTGCCGCGGAGGTGATCACCGGCGTCCGTCGGCTGGCCAAGGATCTCGGGCCCGACACGGTGACGACCGTCGGCAACCTCACCGTGCAGCCCAATATCGTCAACGCGATTCCCGGCCGCGTGGTGCTGTCGATCGACATCCGGGACCCGCGTGACGAAACGCTGGCCCGCGCCCGGCCGATGCTCGATCGCCTGGTGAAGGAGGCTTGCGAACGCGAGGGCGTGCGCTGGGAGCTCGAGCACTACTGGCAGGTGCCCTACACGGCGTTCGATCCGGGTGTCGTCACCGTGGTGGAGCGCGCGGCCAGGGCCGCCGGCGCCCGCTACCGGCGCATCCGCTCGGGCGCCGGCCACGATGCCCAGTACATGGCGGCGATCGCGCCGGCTGGGATGATCTTCGTGCCCTCGCACGACGGCCGCAGCCACTGCGAGGAAGAGTTCACCCCCATGGACGACATCGAGCACGGCGCCAACACGCTGCTGCTGGCAGCCGTGGACTTGGCCGGCCGGGCGGACACGGCCGGCCAGGACTGA
- a CDS encoding ABC transporter ATP-binding protein: MLKLEGVTKRFGGLTAVRQVTLAVGSGELVGVIGPNGAGKTTLFNVIAGYHPPDGGRVLFEERDITGQPPHLICQSGLTRTFQIVKPFGNLSVLDNVMIGSLTKVTSVRAARVDAERVVETCGLAAYTTTRAKALPVGLRKRLEVARALATRPRLLLLDEVMAGLNPTELAAMVDLIRGLHAQGLTLLVIEHIMAAMMRLAQRIAVLHHGELIAEGPPAQIASDRRVIDAYLGEEFVLAQA, translated from the coding sequence ATGCTCAAGCTCGAGGGGGTGACCAAACGCTTCGGGGGGCTCACCGCTGTGAGGCAGGTCACGCTGGCCGTCGGCTCCGGCGAGCTCGTGGGCGTCATCGGCCCCAACGGGGCCGGCAAGACCACCCTCTTCAACGTCATCGCTGGGTACCACCCGCCCGACGGGGGACGCGTGCTGTTCGAGGAGCGGGACATCACCGGCCAGCCGCCCCACCTCATCTGTCAGAGCGGACTCACTCGCACGTTTCAGATCGTCAAGCCCTTCGGCAACCTGTCCGTCCTCGACAACGTCATGATCGGCTCGCTCACCAAGGTGACCTCCGTCCGCGCCGCCCGCGTCGACGCCGAACGGGTCGTCGAGACGTGCGGGCTGGCTGCGTACACGACGACACGCGCCAAGGCGCTGCCGGTCGGGCTGCGCAAGCGGCTGGAGGTGGCGCGGGCCCTGGCCACGCGGCCCCGGCTGCTCCTGCTCGATGAGGTGATGGCCGGCCTCAATCCGACCGAGCTGGCCGCCATGGTCGATCTCATCCGGGGCCTGCACGCCCAGGGCCTCACGCTGCTCGTGATCGAGCACATCATGGCGGCGATGATGCGCCTGGCCCAGCGCATCGCCGTCCTTCACCACGGCGAGCTGATCGCCGAAGGCCCCCCGGCGCAGATCGCCAGCGATCGCCGGGTGATCGATGCGTATCTCGGCGAGGAGTTCGTGCTTGCTCAAGCTTGA